The proteins below come from a single Pseudomonadota bacterium genomic window:
- a CDS encoding NYN domain-containing protein, which translates to MSTSYKTYVYVDGFNLYYRALIHTPYKWLDLKKLCSSLIDPRHDIVKIKYFTARVSGKLDPNKPIRQNTYIRAIQTYIPGVEVHFGHFLSHDIYAPLANTTPYKFVKIIKTEEKGSDVNLAVHLLNDAWLNSYDCAIVISNDSDLAESCRLVKEQNKKILGVITPNINPSSNPSHELIKHASFVERIRKSVLAVSQLPDLIPGTNIHKPATW; encoded by the coding sequence ATGTCTACTTCTTACAAAACATATGTTTACGTTGACGGCTTCAATTTATATTATAGGGCCCTGATACATACCCCATATAAATGGCTTGACTTAAAAAAACTATGCTCAAGCTTGATTGACCCCAGGCATGATATTGTTAAAATAAAATATTTCACCGCAAGGGTTAGCGGCAAACTGGATCCTAACAAACCGATAAGGCAAAATACCTATATAAGGGCCATACAAACATATATACCCGGAGTAGAAGTACATTTTGGTCATTTTCTCAGCCATGATATTTACGCACCCTTAGCTAACACAACTCCATATAAGTTTGTAAAAATTATCAAAACAGAAGAGAAGGGGTCCGACGTAAATTTAGCAGTTCATTTGTTAAACGACGCATGGCTGAATAGTTATGATTGCGCTATTGTGATAAGCAATGATAGTGACCTTGCTGAATCCTGCAGGCTGGTAAAAGAACAAAATAAAAAAATATTAGGTGTCATTACTCCAAATATCAACCCTTCTTCAAATCCATCCCACGAACTCATAAAACACGCATCTTTTGTTGAAAGAATAAGAAAAAGTGTTTTGGCAGTGTCTCAACTTCCAGATCTCATACCTGGTACCAATATCCATAAACCCGCTACCTGGTAA
- a CDS encoding long-chain fatty acid--CoA ligase, which yields MLRNRNNKINVGEWISKWARIQPNKVAVISEGTPFTYGQLNVRVNRLSHFFLDKGIKTGDRVGVLLHNCKEYIEIFFALSRMGGILVPLNWRLAIPELEFIIRDSGADFIIFEDEFLENAERLREKVPIATCITCSIGEKAGKKKNIPWVMDYESSIKSYPETEPVSGWSSGEDDPHILMYTSGTTGLPKGAVLSHRKTFFNVLNASFYFDLSRKDIAIIARPLFHSGGLIVEMAPVIYNGGTVIVKKRFRPVEILETIQQHKVTILELPATVYNFILHECDISQYDLRTIKCSFTGGERVSVPLLKALKEKGLLISQIYGLTEASTLFWLPTERAEEKMGSVGSPVLHGDIRIVDERGTPVLPGEIGEVIVRGPIVMNGYWKRPDLTKEVIKDGWLHTGDLARMDEEGFVYIVDRKKDMFISGGENVYPAEIEKALLAHPKILDVAVVSIPDETWGEVGKAFIVVKEGQQLQYKEIVNFLQDKLGKYKIPKNMECVAKLPKTASGKIKKRLLKSAR from the coding sequence ATGCTAAGAAACCGTAATAATAAGATAAATGTTGGGGAATGGATTTCAAAATGGGCTAGGATACAGCCGAATAAGGTTGCCGTTATCTCTGAGGGTACCCCGTTTACCTATGGCCAGCTTAACGTTCGTGTAAACAGGCTGTCACATTTCTTTCTGGATAAAGGCATTAAAACAGGTGACAGGGTTGGGGTGCTCCTCCATAACTGTAAGGAATATATTGAAATATTCTTTGCCCTATCAAGGATGGGTGGCATTCTTGTGCCTCTGAACTGGAGGCTTGCCATCCCGGAGCTCGAATTTATTATCCGGGACAGTGGCGCCGATTTCATTATTTTTGAAGATGAATTTCTGGAAAATGCAGAGCGGTTAAGAGAAAAGGTGCCCATCGCTACCTGTATAACGTGTTCCATCGGGGAAAAAGCCGGAAAGAAAAAGAATATCCCGTGGGTCATGGACTATGAATCTTCAATCAAGTCGTACCCAGAAACAGAACCGGTATCAGGGTGGTCTTCCGGAGAAGATGATCCCCATATCCTCATGTATACCTCAGGGACAACAGGTTTGCCGAAAGGCGCTGTGCTTTCCCACAGAAAAACATTCTTCAATGTTTTGAATGCCAGTTTTTATTTTGATCTTTCAAGGAAAGATATAGCCATCATAGCAAGGCCGCTGTTTCACTCCGGCGGACTCATCGTTGAGATGGCGCCCGTTATATATAACGGCGGCACGGTCATTGTAAAAAAGCGCTTCAGGCCGGTGGAGATTCTGGAAACGATTCAGCAGCATAAGGTAACGATTCTTGAATTGCCTGCCACTGTATATAATTTTATTTTGCATGAATGCGATATCAGCCAATACGATTTACGGACAATAAAATGCTCTTTTACGGGAGGTGAAAGGGTATCGGTACCTCTATTAAAAGCCCTTAAAGAGAAAGGGCTTTTAATCTCACAGATCTACGGGCTTACCGAGGCATCTACACTCTTCTGGCTACCCACAGAAAGAGCGGAAGAAAAGATGGGGTCTGTGGGTTCACCGGTATTGCACGGTGATATCAGAATAGTCGATGAGCGGGGAACACCTGTCCTGCCCGGCGAGATCGGCGAGGTTATCGTAAGAGGCCCTATAGTAATGAACGGGTACTGGAAACGGCCTGACCTGACAAAAGAAGTTATTAAGGACGGCTGGCTCCACACGGGTGACCTTGCGAGGATGGATGAAGAGGGGTTTGTATATATTGTGGACAGGAAAAAGGATATGTTTATCAGCGGCGGCGAAAACGTCTACCCCGCAGAAATCGAAAAGGCTTTGCTCGCTCACCCGAAGATTCTCGACGTAGCTGTTGTAAGCATACCTGATGAAACATGGGGAGAAGTAGGAAAGGCATTCATTGTTGTTAAGGAGGGTCAACAGCTTCAGTATAAAGAGATTGTAAACTTTTTGCAGGACAAACTTGGGAAGTATAAGATCCCTAAAAATATGGAATGCGTAGCAAAACTCCCAAAAACCGCCTCTGGCAAGATAAAAAAACGCCTGCTCAAAAGCGCACGGTAA
- a CDS encoding transposase, protein MRENPETISGYLLDMFDRSFLNEERCQKTILNLLHPNGPACPFCKTRLDEKKFPRFANLHKIKCKKCNKFFTGLTGTMLSGTHLTFAQLTLLAVLIESGIRPEKIEKITKIHRETVILWKKKL, encoded by the coding sequence ATGAGAGAAAACCCCGAAACTATATCTGGTTACCTTCTTGATATGTTTGACAGGTCATTTCTTAATGAAGAACGGTGTCAAAAAACCATATTAAATTTATTACACCCTAACGGTCCGGCATGTCCTTTTTGTAAAACAAGGCTTGATGAAAAGAAATTTCCCCGATTTGCAAATCTTCATAAAATTAAGTGTAAAAAATGTAATAAATTTTTTACAGGCTTGACTGGTACAATGCTGTCTGGTACACATCTAACGTTCGCACAACTTACACTTCTTGCCGTTCTGATTGAATCCGGAATACGTCCGGAAAAAATAGAAAAAATCACAAAAATACATAGGGAGACAGTGATATTATGGAAAAAGAAGCTTTAA
- a CDS encoding HAD-IA family hydrolase: protein MQKIKAVVFDFDGTLTPLTLNFDSLRAEIVKIAREYINGEILEDTQGQYIIEMIYGIDKRLDGQRGALEFKSRAFERLRVLEVEAARGKDVFPYTRNVMKSLQNKSIKTGIITRSCIDALKTVFPDIFDYTDSIVTREGVEHVKPHPDHVVEALRILNVTPDKTLTAGDHPTDVMAGRSAGTYTAGVLTGRTTREAFEKAGATYILNDIRDIMKINSLK from the coding sequence ATGCAAAAAATAAAAGCGGTTGTTTTTGATTTTGATGGCACCCTCACTCCATTGACCCTGAATTTCGATTCTCTACGGGCGGAAATTGTAAAAATTGCAAGAGAATATATTAATGGGGAAATATTGGAGGACACGCAAGGTCAATATATCATTGAGATGATTTACGGAATAGACAAAAGGCTGGACGGACAGAGAGGGGCATTGGAATTCAAAAGCAGGGCGTTTGAGAGGTTAAGAGTGCTTGAGGTGGAGGCTGCCCGCGGCAAAGACGTTTTTCCTTATACACGGAATGTCATGAAGTCGTTGCAAAATAAGTCAATCAAAACCGGGATTATTACGAGAAGCTGTATCGACGCATTAAAGACCGTATTCCCCGATATATTCGATTACACCGATAGTATTGTTACCCGTGAAGGCGTTGAGCATGTTAAGCCCCACCCGGACCATGTGGTTGAAGCCCTCCGAATCCTAAATGTCACTCCGGATAAAACATTGACTGCCGGAGACCATCCTACTGACGTCATGGCCGGCAGGTCAGCAGGCACATACACCGCCGGTGTCCTCACCGGCCGGACAACACGGGAAGCCTTCGAGAAGGCCGGAGCAACGTATATCCTGAATGATATCAGAGATATAATGAAAATAAATTCCCTGAAGTAG